In a genomic window of Punica granatum isolate Tunisia-2019 chromosome 6, ASM765513v2, whole genome shotgun sequence:
- the LOC116212491 gene encoding probable 3-beta-hydroxysteroid-Delta(8),Delta(7)-isomerase — protein MGEPAAAQHPHPYVPRDLSLPGYVPGLLSHSTIFGVFVGAALLVTSLIWLLSGGSPRRSRVDRLLMCWWAFTGLSHMILEGYFVFSPEFYKNSSGFYLAEVWKEYSRGDSRYAARDPCIVSIIGLTAIFEGPACILAVYAIATKKPYSYILQFANCLGHIYITAVYFITAVLEGDNFAASPFYYYVSYLVPNSFWILIPAIISVNCWKKICAAVQFQAQNQKKAKIR, from the exons ATGGGAGAACCCGCCGCCGCTCAGCATCCGCACCCTTACGTCCCCAGAGACCTCAGCCTCCCTGGCTACGTCCCCGGCCTCCTCTCCCACTCCACCATTTTTGGAGTATTCGTCGGCGCGGCATTACTGGTCACCTCCCTCATTTGGCTCCTCTCTG GAGGATCGCCTAGGAGATCGAGAGTCGATAGATTGCTCATGTGCTGGTGGGCATTCACTGGACTCTCCCACATGATCCTTGAGGGTTATTTCGTGTTCTCGCCCGAGTTCTACAAGAACTCTTCTGGCTTTTACCTCGCCGAAGTTT GGAAGGAGTATAGCAGAGGTGACTCGAGGTATGCAGCTAGAGATCCGTGTATTGTCTCCATTATAGGGCTGACTGCGATTTTTGAAGGTCCGGCTTGCATCCTTGCAGT GTATGCTATAGCTACCAAAAAGCCATACAGCTACATCCTCCAGTTCGCAAATTGTCTCGGGCATATTTACATCACTGCCGTGTACTTCATTACCGCAGTTTTGGAAGGCGATAACTTCGCAGCGAGCCCGTTTTATTACTATGTTTCCTATCTGGTCCCGAATTCTTTCTGGATCTTGATCCCTGCGATAATATCCGTAAATTGCTGGAAGAAGATTTGTGCAGCGGTACAGTTCCAGGCCCAAAACcagaaaaaggcaaaaatcCGTTGA
- the LOC116211643 gene encoding respiratory burst oxidase homolog protein D, with protein sequence MRSEDGTGTYSDTNSDTESMASDRSAFSGPLVAGKKPSKKSARFNLPGGSASRRAKDDDETYVEITLDIRDDSVAVHSVQAAGGGGGGPGQGMEDPELALLARRTLEKKSSFGSMLLRNTSSGIRHVSQELKRLASLSRRPSARQFDRTKSVAAHALKGLKFITSKTGGGASGWPAVEKRFNQLAAPSNGLLHCSMFGECIGMNKESKEFANGLFRALAQRRNIYGDSINKEQLREFWEQIADESFDSRLQTFFDMVDKDADGRITEEEVTEIISFSASANKLHTIQKQAKEYAALIMEELDPDNAGYIMVQNLEMLLLQAPNQSVRVGDSRVLSQLLSQKLKPTQETNPLTRWYSKLKYFLMDNWQRVWIMILYLAILGGLFTYKFIQYRNKAAFGVMGYCVCVAKGGAETLKFNMALILLPVCRNTITWLRNKTKLGVAVPFDDNLNFHKVIATGVVVGVGLHGISHLTCDFPRLLHATPDEYEPMEPYFGKEQPPNYWWFVKGVEGVTGIIMVVLMAIAFTLATPWFRRNKLNVPKPFRRLTGFNAFWYSHHLFVIVYALLIVHGIKLYLAKKWYQKTTWMYLAVPVTLYACERLIRAFRSSIKPVKILKVAVYPGNVLALHMSKPNGFKYKSGQYMFVNCSAVSPFEWHPFSITSAPGDDYLSVHIRTLGDWTRQLKSVFSELCQPPPVGNSGILQADCNQGGTLPSFPKILIDGPYGAPAQDYKKYDVVLLVGLGIGATPMVSIVKDIISNIKIKEKEEESLESLESGIESGRAGSVMNHKPKSVSKGFRTQKAYFYWVTREQGSFEWFKGIMNEVAEMDEKRMIELHNYCTSVYEEGDARSALIAMLQSLHHAKSGVDVVSGTRVKSHFAKPNWRQVYKKIALHHPETRVGVFYCGAPALTKELRHLALDFSHKTSTKFDFHKENF encoded by the exons ATGAGGAGTGAAGATGGAACGGGAACCTACTCCGACACGAATTCTGACACGGAGAGCATGGCCAGCGACAGATCGGCCTTCAGCGGCCCTCTGGTGGCCGGCAAGAAGCCCTCCAAGAAGAGCGCGAGGTTCAACCTCCCTGGCGGCTCTGCAAGCAGGCGGGCCAAGGACGATGATGAGACGTACGTGGAGATCACCCTCGACATAAGGGATGACTCTGTGGCGGTGCACAGCGTCCAGGCTGCCGGCGGAGGCGGAGGCGGTCCTGGCCAGGGGATGGAGGACCCGGAGCTGGCGCTGCTGGCGAGGCGGACACTGGAGAAGAAGTCGTCGTTTGGGTCGATGCTGTTGAGGAACACGTCATCTGGCATCCGGCATGTGTCGCAGGAGCTGAAGCGGTTAGCGTCGCTCTCGAGGAGGCCGTCCGCCAGGCAGTTTGACCGAACCAAGTCTGTGGCCGCCCACGCCCTGAAGGGCCTCAAGTTTATTACCTCCAAGACTGGCGGCGGTGCCTCCGGCTGGCCCGCCGTTGAAAAGCGGTTCAACCAGCTCGCCGCCCCCAGCAACGGTCTCCTACACTGTTCCATGTTTGGTGAATGCATCG GGATGAATAAAGAATCGAAGGAATTCGCTAACGGGCTGTTTCGTGCACTCGCGCAAAGGCGGAACATCTATGGAGACTCGATCAACAAGGAACAGCTCAGAGAGTTCTGGGAGCAAATTGCCGATGAAAGCTTCGATTCTCGACTTCAGACCTTCTTTGACAT GGTGGACAAAGATGCAGATGGAAGAATCACAGAAGAAGAAGTCACTGAG ATCATTAGTTTTAGTGCCTCGGCCAACAAGTTGCACACCATCCAGAAGCAAGCCAAGGAGTATGCAGCTCTCATCATGGAAGAGCTTGACCCCGATAATGCCGGTTACATCATG GTCCAGAACTTGGAGATGCTGCTGCTGCAGGCCCCAAACCAGTCGGTCCGAGTGGGGGATAGCCGGGTCCTGAGTCAGCTCCTTAGCCAGAAGCTGAAGCCGACCCAGGAGACCAACCCGCTGACAAGGTGGTACAGCAAGCTCAAGTACTTCCTCATGGACAACTGGCAGCGGGTGTGGATCATGATCCTCTACCTCGCTATCCTCGGCGGCCTCTTCACCTACAAGTTCATTCAGTACCGGAACAAGGCTGCATTTGGGGTCATGGGCTACTGTGTCTGTGTGGCCAAGGGTGGGGCGGAGACGCTCAAGTTCAATATGGCCCTCATCCTTCTCCCCGTGTGCCGGAACACGATCACTTGGCTTAGGAACAAGACGAAGCTGGGAGTCGCAGTCCCATTTGATGACAACCTTAATTTCCATAAGGTGATCGCCACGGGAGTTGTTGTCGGGGTGGGCCTCCACGGGATATCTCATTTGACATGTGACTTCCCCAGGCTCCTCCACGCGACCCCGGACGAGTATGAGCCGATGGAGCCATACTTCGGGAAGGAACAGCCGCCTAACTATTGGTGGTTCGTGAAGGGGGTTGAGGGCGTGACAGGGATTATAATGGTGGTGTTAATGGCCATTGCCTTCACATTGGCGACTCCGTGGTTCCGGCGGAACAAGCTCAACGTGCCCAAGCCCTTCAGACGGCTCACTGGGTTCAACGCCTTCTGGTACTCCCACCACTTGTTCGTGATCGTCTATGCTCTCCTCATTGTTCACGGGATCAAGCTCTACCTTGCCAAGAAATGGTACCAGAAAACG ACATGGATGTACTTGGCGGTGCCCGTGACGCTCTATGCCTGTGAGAGGTTGATAAGGGCATTCAGGTCGAGCATCAAGCCTGTGAAGATCCTGAAG GTCGCAGTATATCCCGGGAATGTACTGGCACTGCATATGTCGAAGCCAAACGGGTTCAAGTACAAGAGCGGGCAGTACATGTTTGTCAACTGCTCTGCTGTCTCTCCATTTGAATG GCATCCTTTCTCCATCACTTCTGCACCGGGAGACGATTACCTAAGCGTTCACATTCGGACTCTTGGCGACTGGACAAGGCAGCTCAAATCCGTGTTCTCTGAG CTGTGCCAACCTCCGCCCGTTGGGAATAGTGGTATACTGCAAGCAGACTGCAATCAAGGAGGAACTCTTCCAAG CTTTCCGAAGATATTGATAGATGGTCCCTACGGAGCACCAGCACAAGACTACAAGAAATATGATGTAGTCCTTCTGGTGGGGCTCGGGATCGGGGCCACGCCGATGGTCAGCATTGTGAAAGACATCATCAGCAACATAAAGATcaaggaaaaggaagaggagagcTTGGAGAGCTTGGAGAGCGGGATCGAGAGTGGGAGGGCCGGTTCGGTCATGAACCACAAGCCGAAGAGTGTCAGCAAGGGGTTCAGGACCCAGAAGGCCTACTTCTACTGGGTGACCCGTGAGCAGGGCTCATTCGAGTGGTTCAAGGGGATAATGAACGAGGTGGCAGAGATGGACGAGAAGAGGATGATCGAGCTGCACAACTACTGCACAAGCGTGTACGAGGAAGGGGATGCAAGGTCGGCCCTGATTGCAATGCTGCAGTCGCTCCACCACGCCAAGAGCGGGGTCGACGTCGTCTCTGGGACCCGCGTAAAGTCCCACTTCGCCAAGCCCAACTGGCGCCAGGTCTACAAGAAGATCGCGCTCCACCACCCCGAGACTCGAGTTG GAGTCTTCTATTGTGGGGCACCGGCACTAACAAAGGAGTTGAGACATCTAGCCTTGGATTTCTCACACAAGACATCCACAAAGTTCGATTTCCACAAGGAGAACTTTTGA
- the LOC116212490 gene encoding probable 3-beta-hydroxysteroid-Delta(8),Delta(7)-isomerase: MDGAAPAAAQHPHPYVPRDLNLPGYVPVLLSQSTIVGVYLGSSLLVASLIWLLSGGSPRRSTVDRLLMCWWAFTGLTHMILEGYFAFSPEFYKNPSGFYLAEVWKEYSKGDSRYAARDSAVVSVEGLTAVFEGPACILAVYAIATNKSYSYLLQFAISLGQLYGTAVYFVTAVLEGDNFATSQLHYYAYYVLANSFWVLIPTIISVRCWKKICAAVKFQAQNQKKAKSR; this comes from the exons ATGGACGGAGCAGCCCCCGCCGCCGCTCAGCATCCGCACCCTTACGTCCCCAGAGATCTCAACCTCCCCGGCTACGTCCCCGTCCTCCTCTCCCAGTCCACCATCGTGGGCGTCTACCTCGGGTCGTCGTTGCTCGTCGCCTCCCTCATTTGGCTCCTCTCCG GAGGGTCGCCGAGGAGATCGACAGTCGATAGATTGCTCATGTGTTGGTGGGCTTTCACGGGCCTCACTCACATGATCCTCGAGGGCTATTTTGCTTTCTCCCCGGAGTTCTACAAGAACCCTTCCGGCTTTTACCTCGCAGAAGTTT GGAAGGAGTACAGCAAAGGTGATTCTAGGTATGCCGCTAGAGATTCGGCTGTTGTCTCCGTTGAAGGGCTGACTGCAGTTTTTGAAGGTCCGGCTTGCATCCTTGCAGT GTATGCTATAGCTACTAATAAGTCATACAGCTACCTCCTACAGTTCGCCATTTCTCTCGGGCAACTTTATGGAACTGCTGTGTACTTTGTTACTGCAGTTTTGGAAGGCGATAACTTCGCTACGAGCCAACTCCATTACTACGCGTACTATGTGCTTGCAAATTCCTTCTGGGTCTTGATCCCAACAATCATATCCGTAAGATGCTGGAAGAAGATCTGTGCAGCGGTGAAGTTCCAAGCCCAAAACCAAAAGAAGGCTAAAAGTCGCTGA
- the LOC116210625 gene encoding calnexin homolog: MPSQLRDVQRRCSPQHIIPRSRPTSFTQPRPASGSLSLSLSLSLSQKHLITSRKFVGVRPLLDRTEVFTMEGRRIGRLASAAILLVLSCLAFQIRASDVIFYESFDESLEGRWIVSEKEDYEGVWKHSKSEGHEDYGLLVSEKAKKYAIVKELDENYSLKDGTVVLQYEVRLQNGLECGGAYLKYLRPQEAGWKPKEFNNESPYTIMFGPDKCGATNKVHFILKHKNPKTGEYVENHLKYPPSVPLDKLTHVYTAILTPDNEVRILVDGEEKKKANFLSADDFEPALVPAKTIPDPDDKKPEDWDERAKIPDPDAVKPDDWDEDAPMEIEDEEAVKPEGWLDDEPEEIDDPEATKPEDWDDEEDGEWEAPKIDNPKCETGPGCGEWKRPMKRNPAYKGKWHAPMIDNPNYKGIWKPRDIPNPDYFELDKPDFEPIAAVGIEIWTMQDGILFDNILITSDEKVAESYRATAWKPKFEVEKEKQKEEDAAPGSDGLTGVHKKVFDLLYKIADFPFLEPHKPKILDLIEKAESQPNITLGVLVAVAVVILSVFFKILFGGKKKVSSVAEPTETPAQPSDDQGSSVEKEDEDEGEKEGNAPRRRSTRRET, encoded by the exons ATGCCAAGTCAGCTCCGTGACGTGCAACGTCGATGCTCCCCGCAACATATAATCCCACGTTCCCGCCCCACCTCTTTCACCCAACCGAGGCCGGCCAGtgggtctctctctctctctctctctctctctctctcgcagAAACATCTCATTACGTCTAGAAAGTTCGTAGGTGTTCGTCCGCTGCTCGATCGGACG GAAGTGTTCACGATGGAGGGGAGGCGGATCGGTCGACTTGCGTCTGCCGCGATACTGCTGGTGCTGAGCTGCTTAGCTTTCCAGATCCGCGCCTCTGATGTG ATCTTCTACGAGTCCTTTGATGAATCGCTCGAGGGACGGTGGATTGTGTCTGAGAAGGAGGACTACGAAG GTGTATGGAAACATTCCAAAAGTGAGGGACATGAGGATTATGGGCTTCTTGTCAGTGAGAAGGCCAAGAAGTATGCCATAGTGAAAGAGCTGGATGAGAACTACAGCCTCAAGGATGGGACTGTTGTTCTACAATATGAGGTCCGCTTACAGAATGGTCTTGAATGTGGGGGTGCCTATTTGAAGTACCTCCGACCTCAAGAAGCTGGGTGGAAGCCCAAGGAATTCAACAATGAGTCTCCGTACACCATAATGTTTGGACCTGACAAATGTGGTGCCACAAACAAGGTTCACTTCATCTTGAAGCACAAAAACCCCAAGACTGGAGAATATGTCGAGAATCATCTCAAGTACCCACCTTCTGTGCCTCTCGACAAACTCACCCATGTTTACACTGCAATCTTGACACCTGATAATGAAGTGAGAATCTTGGTTGATggggaagagaagaagaaggcaaACTTCCTTTCGGCTGATGATTTTGAGCCTGCCCTTGTACCAGCTAAGACAATCCCCGATCCTGATGACAAGAAGCCAGAGGACTGGGACGAGAGGGCAAAGATCCCAGATCCTGACGCAGTGAAACCAGATGATTGGGATGAGGACGCCCCAATGGAAATCGAAGATGAGGAGGCTGTGAAGCCTGAGGGTTGGTTGGATGATGAGCCTGAGGAGATAGATGATCCTGAGGCTACTAAGCCCGAGGACTgggatgatgaagaagatggtgAATGGGAAGCACCGAAGATCGACAACCCCAAGTGTGAGACAGGTCCTGGTTGTGGAGAGTGGAAGAGACCAATGAAGAGGAACCCTGCTTACAAAGGGAAGTGGCATGCTCCTATGATTGACAACCCGAACTACAAGGGTATCTGGAAGCCTCGGGATATCCCCAACCCAGACTACTTTGAGCTCGACAAACCCGATTTTGAGCCTATAGCTGCTGTGGGTATTGAGATCTGGACCATGCAAGATGGTATTCTGTTCGACAATATTCTGATCACCAGTGATGAGAAGGTTGCTGAGTCGTATAGAGCTACAGCATGGAAGCCTAAGTTTGAAGTTGAGAAGGAGAAGCAGAAGGAGGAGGATGCGGCCCCAGGTTCAGATGGCCTCACAGGCGTACAC AAGAAGGTGTTTGATCTCCTCTACAAGATAGCGGACTTTCCCTTCTTGGAGCCACACAAACCTAAGATTCTG GATCTCATCGAGAAGGCTGAGAGTCAGCCTAACATTACACTCGGGGTTCTCGTTGCTGTAGCTGTTGTTATCTTGTCGGTGTTCTTCAAGATCCTCTTTGGTGGCAAAAAGAAG GTGAGCAGTGTTGCTGAGCCAACCGAGACACCTGCCCAGCCTTCTGATGATCAGGGCAGCAGCGTGGAAAAGGAGGACGAGGACGAGGGCGAGAAGGAAGGCAATGCCCCTCGTAGAAGGAGCACCAGGAGGGAAACTTGA
- the LOC116210626 gene encoding uncharacterized protein LOC116210626, with amino-acid sequence MAGRWWKIAAAVGAIAAASEANRRYGWDKDTALKAFEEMSERLGVWAIPVYVAVHTLTLALCLPYAVFFEAGASLIFGFFTAVLCVFAAKVLGASLSFWIGRLVFRNSSSAMEWAQRNKYFHMLSRGVERDGWKFVLLARFSPIPSYVINYALAATNVGFVLDFLLPTVIGCLPMILQNTSIGSLAGAAVTRASGSSKSRIWSFVFPLLGILSSILISLRIKSYSSGIVADESSGTRSGEDQSNTPGSSQQESKDRRKSE; translated from the exons ATGGCAGGCAGGTGGTGGAAGATCGCGGCGGCGGTGGGGGCAATCGCGGCGGCGAGTGAGGCCAACAGGCGTTACGGATGGGACAAGGACACCGCCCTCAAAGCTTTCGAGGAAATGTCCGAAAGGCTGGGCGTTTGGGCCATCCCCGTCTACGTGGCGGTCCACACCCTCACCCTCGCCCTCTGCCTACCCTACGCCGTCTTCTTCGAGGCCGGCGCCTCTCTCATCTTCGGCTTCTTCACCGCCGTCCTCTGCGTCTTCGCCGCCAAGGTGCTAGGCGCATCCCTCTCCTTCTGGATCGGCAG GCTAGTGTTCAGGAATTCGAGTTCGGCTATGGAATGGGCCCAAAGAAACAAGTACTTCCACATGCTTTCCAGAGGAGTGGAACGAGATGGGTGGAAATTTGTGCTTCTCGCCCGATTCTCGCCTATCCCTTCTTACGTCATAAACTACGCCCTGGCAGCTACTAATGTGGGGTTTGTGCTGGATTTTCTGCTTCCAACAGTTATTGGTTGCCTTCCAATGATCTTACAGAACACATCCATCGGGAGCCTAGCTGGTGCTGCCGTGACCAGAGCTTCAGGCTCCAGTAAATCCCGGATTTggtcttttgtttttcctctTCTCGGGATATTATCGAGCATCCTGATTTCTTTGAGAATCAAGAGCTACTCTAGTGGTATCGTGGCTGATGAATCCTCAGGAACCAGGTCCGGTGAAGACCAGAGTAACACTCCAGGCTCATCCCAGCAAGAAAGTAAGGACAGAAGGAAGAGCGAATGA